In the genome of Telluria mixta, the window TCCTGCTTCACGAGATGGCCTTCTTTATCCTTCTTCGCGAACAGCGGCGGCGCCAGGTGGAATTTCAGTTTGACGTCGCCTTCGAACATGCCGTCGATCTTGGCCATGAACGCGGGATCCGTGTACAGGCGCGCGACTTCGTACTCGTCCTTGTAGGCCATCAGCTTGTGCAGGTAGCGTGCGACGGCTTCCGTCAGGCGCGTGCCCTTGCCCAGCTTCTCTTCGGCCGTGCGAACCCGGTCGACGAAGGCCTTGTACTGCGCCGCATAGTCGGCATTCTGGTAGGCGGTCAGCAATTCGACGCGGCGCTTGACGAGATCGTCGAGCGTCTGCGCGCGCTTGAACTCGATCACCTTCGCGGGCGTGACGAGCTTCTGCACGGACGGCAGGTCGTGCGCCGCCGTGCGGCCCCAGTTGAACGCGGCCTTGTTGAAGGCGACGGAGACGCCGTTCAACTCGATCGCCTTCAGGATCGACGCTTCCTGCAGCGGCACGTGGCCTTTCTGGAACGCGTAGCCCAGCATGAACATGTTGGTGGCGATGGCGTCGCCCATCAAGGTGGTCGCGATATGGCCGGCGTCGATGAAGTCGACATTGCCTTCGCCGCAAGCCTGCACGATGGCGCCGCGCGAACCTTCGGCCGGGAACTGCCAGTCCGGGTTGCGGATGAAGGCGGCGGTAGTGGCACCCGTCGCGTTGACGGCGGCCCACGTACGGTTTTCGCCCATGCGCGACAACGCGTCGCGGCTGGCCGTCACGATCTGGTCGCAGCCGATCACGAGGTCCGCGTTGCCGGTGCCGACCCGCGTCGAATACAGGTCGCCCTGGCGGTCCGCCAGGCGCACGTGCGACATCACCGGACCACCCTTCTGCGCGAGGCCGCTCATGTCCAGCACGAGGGCACCCTTGCCTTCCACGTGGGCGGCCACCGCGAGGATCTGGCCGACCGTCACGACACCCGTGCCGCCGACGCCGGTGACGAGGATGCCGAACGGGTTCGTCGTCGCCGGAATCTTCGGCATCGGCAGCGACGGCGGCGCCGCTTCGGCAGCGGTCTTCTTCGGCTTTTTGAGTCCGCCGCCTTCGACCGTGACGAAGCTCGGGCAGAACCCGGTCACGCACGAGAAATCCTTGTTGCACGAGGACTGGTTGATCTGGCGCTTGCGGCCCAGTTCCGTCTCCAGCGGTTCGACCGACAGGCAGTTCGACTGTTTCGAGCAGTCGCCGCAGCCTTCGCACACGGCGTCGTTGATCACCGCGCGCTTGGCCGGATCCGGGTACGCGCCTTTCTTGCGGCGGCGGCGCTTCTCGGACGCGCAGGTCTGGTCGTAGATCATGGCCGACACGCCCGGCATCTCGCGCAGTTCGCGCTGCACGTCCATCAGTTCCGCACGGTGGCGCACGGTGACGCCTTCGGCCCACGGATAATCGTCCGGGTATTTTTCCGGCTCGTCGGTGACGACGATGATCGGTTTGACGCCTTCGGCCGCGAGCTGGCGGCTGATCTTGGCCGGATCGAGCGGGCCGTCGACGACCTGGCCTCCCGTCATCGCGACGGCGTCGTTGTACAGGATTTTATAAGTGATGTTGACCTTGGCCGCGACCGACGCGCGGATCGCCAGCACGCCCGAGTGGTAATAGGTGCCGTCGCCGAGGTTCGCGAACACGTGCTTCTCGCCCGTGAACGGCGCCTGGCCGATCCACGTGACGCCCTCTCCGCCCATGTGCGTGAACGTGGACGTCTCGCGGTCCATCCACAGCACCATGTAGTGGCAACCGATGCCGGCCATCGCGCGCGACCCTTCCGGCACTTTCGTCGAGCTGTTGTGCGGGCAGCCGGAGCAAAAATAGGGGATGCGGTCCGTTTCCGGATTCGCCTTCGGGATGTTTTTGAGGATCAGTTCCTTCGCTTCGAGGAAGGCGATGCGTTCTTTCACGCGCTCCGCGACGGGGTGGCCGGCGCAGTAGTGCGAGATGCGCGACGCGATCGCGCGCGCGACCTGCGCCGGGTTCAGCTCGTAGTTCGCCGACAGCAGCCAGTCGCCCTGGCCGGAGCGGTTCTTGACGCTCCACTCGCCGGCGTCGTCGAACTTGCCGACGACGCGCGGACGTTCGCCGTCCGGCAGGTTGTACAGCTCTTCCTTCAGCGCGTATTCCAGCACTTGCCGCTTTTCCTCGACGACGAGGATCTCGTCCAGGCCGCGCGCGAATTCGTGCACGCCGACGGAGTCGAGCGGCCACGTCATGCCGACCTTGTAGACGCGCAGGCCGATGTCGCGCGCGGCCTGCTCGTCGATGCCGAGATCCGCCAGCGCCTGGCGCGTGTCGAGGTAGGATTTACCGGCGGTGATGATGCCGATCTTGGGCTGGGGGCTGTCCCAGATGATCTGGTTGAGCTTGTTGGCGCGCGCATAGGCCAGCGCGGCATACCACTTGTAGTGGTTCATGCGCACTTCCTGGTCCAGCACGGCGTCCGGCCAGCGGATATTCAGGCCGCCCTGCGGCATCTCGAAGTCGGTCGGCAGGATCGTCTGCACGCGGTCCGGATCGAGGTCGACGACGGCGCCCGATTCGATGATGTCGGTCACGCATTTCATCGACACCCACAGGCCGCTGTAGCGGCTCATCGCCCACGCATGCAGGCCGTAGTCGATATATTCCTGCACGGACGACGGGTACAGCACGGGGATGCCGCAGTGATGCAGGATATGGTCGGACTGGTGCGCCGTCGACGACGATTTCGCCGCATGGTCGTCGCCCGCCAGCACGAGCACGCCGCCGTTCTTCGCGGAGCCCGCGTTGTTGCCGTGTTTAAAAACGTCGCCGCAGCGGTCCACGCCTGGACCCTTGCCGTACCACATGGCGAACACGCCGTCGTACTTCGCATCCTTGAACAGGTTGGTCTGCTGCGTGCCCCAGACGGCCGTCGCCGCGAGGTCTTCGTTCATGCCGGGGTGGAAGTGGACGTGGTGCGATTCCAGGTGTTTCTTTGCCTTCCACGCGGTCTGGTCGACCTGGGTGACGGGCGAGCCGCGGTAGCCGGTGATGTAGCCCGCCGTGTTCAGGCCCACCTTCAGGTCGCGTTCGCGCTGCAGCATCGGCAGGCGGATCAGCGCCTGGGTGCCGGTCATGAAGGCGCGGCCGCGCTCGAGCGTCCATTTGTCGTCGAGCGTGATCTCGTGCGGGGGTAGCGGTTCCAGCTGGCTGCGGTCCAGGGGGCGTTCATGCGTGTCTCCGATTATGTTTGTCGTGTTTCGGTTCGGGCCAGTATAGACCTGTGTCACAAGCATTAAATTTCAATGAATTCCCCCCGTCAGACGATTTGCGCAATAAAATTGCGACGTACGCGAGTCCCGTGGAGAATTCATGTCAAAAATCGAGCTGGATAAAACCGATCGCAAAATCCTGGCGATCCTGCAGTCGGATGGCCGCCTGTCGAACCAGGACGTGGCCGAGCGCGTCAGCCTGTCGCCGTCGCCCTGCCTGCGCCGCATCAAGCGGCTGGAAGAGGCAGGTGTCATCCGGCAATACGTCGCCCTGCTCGATCCCGACAAGCTGGGCCTGGGCCTGCTGGCCTATGTGAATGTCCGTCTGGAAAAGCACAGCGAAGGCGCGGCGAACGCGCGCGTGCCGGCCACGTCGCCGCGCTTTGAATTTGCCCAGGCCGTGTCGACCTGGCCGGAAGTGGTGGCCTGCTATGCGATGACGGGGGAGATGGATTTCCTGCTGCGCGTGCACGTGGAAGACATGGACCACTTCTCGCGCTTCATGATGAGCACCCTGCTGCGCCACCCGGCCGTGCTGGACGTCAAGTCGAGCTTCGCCCTGCAGCGGATCAAGGAAACGACGGCGCTGCCCATCGTTTGAGGCTGTTTAGTAATAAGCACGAAACTCGATGGCCGATGCGCGCGTGCGTTTGACCCGACGCGGCAGTATCGCTAATCTCGATCTGGTCTCGGTCCGACCGCCGCTTCAGGGAGCGGCCGGATCGTCTCCAGCCGGGGTGGTCCGGCTCTCTTTCCGATGCACCGGGCAGATGCCCGGTCCGTCGGATTTTTTTTGGCCTACCAGCCGGTGATGCGCCGCAGTTGCGGCAGCAGTTCGGCCGCCATGACCGCATGCTGCGCCGTCGTCGGATGGCCGTTGACGGCGTCACCGGGCTGGTACGTCACCGGTGCGAGCAGGTGCACGCGTTTGTCGCCCACCCGCGCCATTGCCTCCTTGAGATAGCCGATCAGCGCCGCCTTCTTGTCGCCATCCAGCAGCACGCCTTCCGTCAGCGCGATCTGCGCATGCGGATGGTCGCGCAGCACGCGGCGCAGCAAGGCCGTGTACGTGTCGACATAGGCCGCGCGTTCCGGAATGCCGGGATTGAAATCATTGGTGCCGATCGCGATGACGATCAGGTCCGGGGCGTAATCGGCCTGGTTCCACGGCACCGGCTGCGCGGCATCGGCGATGGCGAGATCGTAGAACGCGGGCAGCTGGAACTCGTCGGTGCGGTTGTTCCAGCTGCGCACCAGCCCCCGGCCGCCGTAGCAGACCAGCTGCACCTGCGCGTCGAGGGCGCGCGCGGCCAGCATGCC includes:
- a CDS encoding indolepyruvate ferredoxin oxidoreductase family protein, with amino-acid sequence MLVTQVYTGPNRNTTNIIGDTHERPLDRSQLEPLPPHEITLDDKWTLERGRAFMTGTQALIRLPMLQRERDLKVGLNTAGYITGYRGSPVTQVDQTAWKAKKHLESHHVHFHPGMNEDLAATAVWGTQQTNLFKDAKYDGVFAMWYGKGPGVDRCGDVFKHGNNAGSAKNGGVLVLAGDDHAAKSSSTAHQSDHILHHCGIPVLYPSSVQEYIDYGLHAWAMSRYSGLWVSMKCVTDIIESGAVVDLDPDRVQTILPTDFEMPQGGLNIRWPDAVLDQEVRMNHYKWYAALAYARANKLNQIIWDSPQPKIGIITAGKSYLDTRQALADLGIDEQAARDIGLRVYKVGMTWPLDSVGVHEFARGLDEILVVEEKRQVLEYALKEELYNLPDGERPRVVGKFDDAGEWSVKNRSGQGDWLLSANYELNPAQVARAIASRISHYCAGHPVAERVKERIAFLEAKELILKNIPKANPETDRIPYFCSGCPHNSSTKVPEGSRAMAGIGCHYMVLWMDRETSTFTHMGGEGVTWIGQAPFTGEKHVFANLGDGTYYHSGVLAIRASVAAKVNITYKILYNDAVAMTGGQVVDGPLDPAKISRQLAAEGVKPIIVVTDEPEKYPDDYPWAEGVTVRHRAELMDVQRELREMPGVSAMIYDQTCASEKRRRRKKGAYPDPAKRAVINDAVCEGCGDCSKQSNCLSVEPLETELGRKRQINQSSCNKDFSCVTGFCPSFVTVEGGGLKKPKKTAAEAAPPSLPMPKIPATTNPFGILVTGVGGTGVVTVGQILAVAAHVEGKGALVLDMSGLAQKGGPVMSHVRLADRQGDLYSTRVGTGNADLVIGCDQIVTASRDALSRMGENRTWAAVNATGATTAAFIRNPDWQFPAEGSRGAIVQACGEGNVDFIDAGHIATTLMGDAIATNMFMLGYAFQKGHVPLQEASILKAIELNGVSVAFNKAAFNWGRTAAHDLPSVQKLVTPAKVIEFKRAQTLDDLVKRRVELLTAYQNADYAAQYKAFVDRVRTAEEKLGKGTRLTEAVARYLHKLMAYKDEYEVARLYTDPAFMAKIDGMFEGDVKLKFHLAPPLFAKKDKEGHLVKQEFGPWMMKAFGVLAKLKGLRGTALDPFGHTAERRMERALIQEYRATIEGLLPKLTAENLAQAVAIAGIPEDIRGFGHVKERNLKLAKRKEAELVSAFHAGGTATRAA
- a CDS encoding Lrp/AsnC family transcriptional regulator, with translation MSKIELDKTDRKILAILQSDGRLSNQDVAERVSLSPSPCLRRIKRLEEAGVIRQYVALLDPDKLGLGLLAYVNVRLEKHSEGAANARVPATSPRFEFAQAVSTWPEVVACYAMTGEMDFLLRVHVEDMDHFSRFMMSTLLRHPAVLDVKSSFALQRIKETTALPIV